The DNA sequence CAACGGTATCGTTCAGCGATGATGTCACCATCGGTGGCAAAGAACTCAAAGCGGGTAACTATGCTATTTTTACCAAACCAGGTGAAACCGTTTGGGAAGTAATTTTTTATTCAGATGCCGAGAATTGGGGTACTCCTAGAAAATGGGACGATGCAAAAGTGGCCGTTACCACCAAGGTTGAGGTAATGCAAATGCCAATGCCCATCGAGACCTTCACGATCACTATTGATGATCTGCACAATAATGGAGCTACTTTAGGGATGCTTTGGGAAAACCAATACGTAGGCGTGAAGTTTGAAGTACCCACTGATAAAAAGGCGACCAAAAGCATAGAAGCTGCAATGTCAGGGCCTTCGGCCAACGACTACTATGCTGCCGCAGCGTATTATATGGACGAGGGAAAAGATCTGGCAAAGGCCAAAGAATGGATTGATAAGGCGGTATCAATGAACGACAAGGCCTTTTGGATGATGCGCAAACAATCGTTGATCTATGCCAAAATGGGCGATAAGCAAGGGGCCATTGCAGCGGCAAAGAAATCATTGGCAGTCGCGGAAGAAGCAGGTAATGCTGACTATGTCAAATTGAACAAAGATTCCCTGAAAGAGTGGGGCGCCCTATAAAGGAAAAGAATATTTATTTCTTGAAAACCCTGACCATATTGCGGTCGGGGTTTTTTATGCTTCAAAGGCAGGGTTCCGCAGCCATCGGTCAAAAGTTTCAAGGATAATCGCAATGAGAATGACCAATGCACAACCAAATGCGTTGAGCCATAGATAAGACATCCAGTCTTGGCTCCACCCGATAATGACGATTATTTGCGTTATGATGGCCGCAATGAAAACGGCATTGCCTTTGACAAACTTAAAAAAGAAAGCAAGAAGAAAAATACCCAGTACGTTGCCGTAGAAAATAGAACCAATAATGTTGACCAATTGTATTAGATTATCAAAAAGATTGGCCACACAAGCTATGACAATCGCAATGACACCCCATAACAAGGTAAAGGCCTTGGTCGCCCTTACATATTGGCTTTGGTTCAACTGGGTCTTTTTGTTGCGTTTATACAGATCAATGGCCGTTATGGTCCCCAGGGCGTTTAATTCTGATGCTGTTGAAGACATGGCCGCCGAAAGGATCACGGCCAATAGAAGACCGACCAGACCTATGGGCAAATTGTTCAATATGAAGTGGATGAACACATAATCTTTGTCATTGGTCTCGACCGTACTGTCTGCTTGGGCAATCAACGTTCTGGCTGCATCACGGTTACTGCTTTCCTTTTTGTTCAAGTCGACCATTTTGATCCGTGCCTCTTCGATGGCATTGTAGTCTTTGACGCCCCATGCCTTTGAGAATTCATTTTGGGCCATTCTCTTTTCGGTTTCCAGCTCTTTATGCCCTTGCTCAAGTTGCCGGTAATCTTCGGCATAAGTAGATGACAAAACGGCTTCGCTGGCCGCAGGATTGAAATTGAGCGGTGAACTATTGTACTGATAGAAAACAAATACCATTACGCCCACCAAAAGAATGAAGAACTGCATGGGTATTTTTAAAATGCCATTGAAGATCAAACCCAATTGACTTTCACGTACTGATTTACCCGAAAGATAACGCTGTACCTGACTTTGATCGGTGCCAAAATAGGCAAGGGCCAGAAAGAAACCACCCGTAATGCCACTCCAGAACGTGTATCGATTCTGGGTATCAAAATCGAAGTTCAGAATATTCAATTTTTCATTGGCCCCCGCAATTTTCAATACCTCCCCAAAGGTGATGTCAATGGGTAGCGACCCCAATATGAAGAAAAAGGCGAAAAACATGCCCACCATGATAATGAACATCTGTTGTTTGTGGGTCACGCTCACTGCCTTGGTGCCACCAGAAACGGTATAGATGATGACAATAATACCAATGATGATGTTTAGCGTTCTCAGGTCCCAGCCCAAAACGGCCGATAAGATAATTGACGGCGCAAAAATCGTGATACCCGCAGCAAGCCCGCGCTGTATCAAAAAAAGAATAGCGGTAAGGGTTCTTGTCTTGAGGTCGAACCGTTTTTCAAGCAGTTCGTAGGCCGTAAATACTTTAAGCTTGTGATAAATCGGTACAAAGATGGCGCAAATGACGATCATGGCCAATGGAAGCCCAAAATAGAATTGCACAAAGCCCATACCATCGTGAAATGCCTGACCCGGGGTCGAGAGAAAAGTAATGGCACTGGCTTGGGTGGCCATCACCGAGAGCCCTATGGTCCACCAACGGGCCTTGTTGCCCCCACGTACGTAGTCGTCAACACTTTTGCTGCCCCTGGTTTTCCAGACACCGTAGCCGGCTATGAACAAAAGTGTTCCGCTAAGAACTACCCAGTCAAGTATCACCATAGGTCAAATATTTCCCCGCATTAAAAAATGGAAAATGATGATATACATTGTATTGAGCAACAGTACTAATGTATATTCCCATTTCCAAACAAACTTTGTGAGTAGTTTATCCTTTGATTTCATCGGTCGATTGAACATTTTCCTTTCCTATCGAAAGCATGTTGGCAAACAATTTGAACGCCCCGGGCACTCCTGCCGGCAGTTCCCTAAAAAAACTAAGCCCAGTGTAGATATAATACCCTTTTCCATAGGGAGCTACCAAAAGGCTCCCTTTCTTGGCATCTTCACCCTCGTCTGCCATCGATAGTATGGGGGTGAACTCATCGCCCCATTCATTCGGGAAGTAAAGGCCCCTTTCTTGTACCCATCCGTCAAAATCACGCTCGGTAATCTGATTGGGGAAGTTGACAAGGGCATGACTTTTGGCGAGTATTTCTACAGGTGCGTTCTCATTGGTGACCCGATCCCTAGAAATTTTCAAGGGGTAGGGAGCAATGTTCTCAAACTGTGTTCGCCAACGATTGGCAGTATTGTACTGTACGATGAGGTTACCACCGTTCTTTACGTAGTCTAATATATGGGGTTGCTTGAATTTTAATTTCTCTATCACATTGTAGGCCCTGATGCCGACCACGATACCATCATATTTATAGAGAACGCCTTCGTCGATGTCATCGACATTTAGGGTGTGCACCTGATAACCGATTTGTTTCAGGCTTTCGGGAACCTTATCGCCAGCGCCCACAATATAACCGATATGCTCGCCTGTTTTTATGATGTTGAGGCGTACTACTTTTGCCTTTGCAGGTAAAAGCACATATTGTTTGGGTATATGGTAATAGGCTATCTCATTCAACTCTTTGTCAAAAACAGTACCCTCAGCCATTATCTTTGGGCTGATGGTACCTTCACTGTCTTGACTAGGTGGAGTAATCAAAAAATCAATGGTTTTTGTCTCTCCCTTTTGAGATAGGGCAAAGGTTGCCCTAGATGGCGAAATCGACCAACCTACGGGGTGTTCTATGGATACCGTGCCCGAAACATTTTCTTTTTCTGCACGAACTATTACAGAGACTGTTTTTGGATCTGCTTTTGGAAAAATGAGCACATCTTCCGCAAAGGAAGCCGTTACTTTCGGAAGTACCACAAACGGCTCATACAGTTCGCCCTTATCAGGTTTTGAGTATCTATGTACGACGGGCTTTTCAAATTCGATTGCTTTATCGTCAAAATTCAGCACAAAAGTGGCCTTGAAGGCTGGTGGCGTTTCGGGTTGGCCGATCAAATCGGTATCTGAAACCTTGTACATGCCCATGCTTCCATTTTCCCGTAACCAATACGGACTCGTATAGTTCTTTTTTTCGGGAACCTGAAAGTTCAACTTCAAGTCTTTCTTCATGTTTTCTTCGAGCACCATATCAGGAGAAAGTTGGGCGTACGTATCTGAAATCGTTATGGATTCAAGTTTCACGTTCATGGCACTACGGTTTAAGACCTCGATGTTGACTTCAACAGAATCGCCCTGAAATGTGGTCGCCGATGTGGCACTGGCCTCTAAATAGAGACCCAAACAGGCCAAGATGATATCTTTCAAATGCCCGGTCTTCAATTTTCGCCAATGATCGTCCTTCACGTTTTGCAATAGTTCAAAGGCTTCCAGTAGCTTGGGTACATGAACGCTTGGGTTTTGAAAATTAAAGGTTCTCTCGATTTCATTTAAAATGGCGCCAACTACCGCACCGCCTTCGATCCTTGACCATGAGGTGTCGATTCCATCAAAAAGATCGGTCTTATCTTTGGGCAGTGAACCCTTGATGAGTTCGACATACTCGTCTTGAGATCCCCTTGTCGACATTCTGCCGAAACCCTGACAAAGGTGTTGACTACTGGCCAGAGAAGCGATTTCATTGTTTGAAACCCCAAGTTCAGGATAATAAACCCCTACATCCAATTTCAACATTTTCGATTTATCGGCCTTTTCAAAATTTTCTTGACTACCGTAAAACCACCATGAGGTATTGAAAAAGATACGCTCGGGCCGCCATGTGTCTAGATGTTCAAGTTGCTCGTCGTAAGCATTGGGGTCGCCCGCGAGCTCAAAGGCTTCTAGACCAAGCATGGCTGATGCGGTATGGTGACCGTGCGTTCTACCGGGTGTTCTATGGTCAAAGCGGTTAATGATGACATCGGGCTTCAATTCGCGTATTGCCCTCACCATATCGCCCAGAACGACTTCTTTGTCCCATATTCTAAAGGTTTCATCAGGACGCTTTGAATAGCCGAAATCGTTGGCCCTGGTAAATCGTTGTTCTCCGCCATCTACTTTTCTGGCCGCTAGTAACTCTTGTGTTCGAAGCACTCCCAAAAGTTCTCGCAATTCCGGACCAATAAGGTTTTGCCCACCGTCGCCCCTGGTGATCGATAAATAGGCGGTTCTGGCATTTACATGATTTGATAAATACGAAATGAGCCGTGTGTTTTCATCATCGGGGTGTGCCGCTACATACAATGCGGTACCCAAAAAATTCAATTTCTGAAGCTCATGGAATATTTCAGAGGAAATTAGCTTTTCAGGTTTTTGGGCATTTGATGATAGAGAGAAAGAGGCTATGATGAAACATACTGCCCAAAACTTCTGCATAGTCTATTGTTTAAGGGTATCGGCCAAATATAGAAATATTAACAACCAAGGGCCTGTTATTTAGAACTTCTTTAACAGCTCAAAACAGCTGTTCAAGATCATCTTCGGTGGCCACCTGTTTTTGAATCAATACGACCCCTTTTTGTAGTAAGAGGTTGTTGGGGTAGGTCAATAGTTCACCGTTGTCTTTGATGAGATTCATATGAAAGGCCTTAATGTCCAAAATGATGGCCTCTTCAGGAAATTCTTTGTCTTGAATGCGAATGCGGTCCCCTATCTTGAAGGGAAAGTAAAAGAATAGAATGATGCCCGAAGTGATATTGCTCAAAATTGACCATGTAGCAAAAAGGGCTACCCCGATAACCGCAAATATTGAGGATAGCATTAGCCCAATTTCTTGAACATTGATACCCCAAACCAACACTAGAACAATGAGTAAGACCATAAACAAACCGAAAGTGACATACTTGACGACCAATCGGGTACGTACACGGTTGATCTCACTGATCCGGCCTACTCTTTTTATGGTCTTGACCGATAGAAATCGTAAGATCGCAAAGGCCAGCAAACAAATCAGGGTGGCCAGCAATTCACTTTGATGGTTAAAGAAAAATTCTCTCATGGTCGGTTACAGTCCAAGTGTATCACGAAGTACGGTATATTTATTTGAATTTTGCCGCCAATAGGGCGTTTTTAGTAGTTTGATCTTTGTTGCCTTGGTAGTCAACAGCGTTGCATTTTTTCCAAATCCACTTTTGAACTCTTCTGACCAATTTTCTATCGTATGCGGAAAATCATTGGCGAACGTAATCGAAAGTGTCCTATCCAATTCAGGATAGTGGAGGGTATAGGTTGAAGTCTCACCATCCTTATCAAGATTGGCCGTAGCCCCATAGCCCTTTACCTCTTTATGCCCCAATCGGATATATTCTAAAGAAGGGACCACATCTAGATCGCCAACTGGCAAATCATCGGGATTGATCCTGATCTTGTTCCAAAGTTCGTTTTCAAGTATTTCTTTTTGCAGTGAAAAGCTTTGATCGGCCTCGCTTTCAAAATAACTGTGCGAAGTAACCTCGAACTGATCACGGTTGTTGATTTGGGCGTAGACCTGACCACACCATTCTTGTGCGCTGAAACTGGTCTTCAGTGCATGTTGGTTGTCATGAACGGGGTAAAAGGTGCTGCTCATTATCGAATAGGGGTAGATGCCCGTCAGATATTTTTTGGTCGCATTGAGTTTTAGCACCGGTACATTGTCTTGATTGCTTCGGTCTGCTTTTACCTGTATCTCCGGTAAAAAGGGCTCGGTCACAAAAATGAGCACTGCCGTGCCCTCACGCATTTCACCGTAACGGGCCTGCTCTAATTGATAACTAGTGATTTCGGCCTCCCCGGCGTACCAATAGTCTTTGAATATTTTGGATACAGGTCTTTTGGCAACTTTTTTCTGCGATGTTTCTATAGCTTCTGTATTCACTGCCAAATCTTGTGTGTCTTTGACCGTGTTTTCCTTACAAGATTTAAACCAAACCGTTACGGTAGCCAACAGTATGATGAAAAGCTCAATACGAATCCATTTTTTCATAATTGGGATTTTTCTTAAAAGTAATGATTACCACTTAGCAAACCATATGCATTAACGTTTCGTAAACCAAATGTGTGGGCAACCCGACCACATTGGTATAGGCCCCCTTGATCTCTTCAATCCCTATAAGGCCGATCCACTCTTGAATGCCATAGGCCCCTGCTTTGTCATAAGGCTCGCATTTTTCGATATAGAAGGCTATTTCGTCTTCTGTAAGGGCCTTGAATTTTACATGTGTGGTATGATTGACGGTTTTCTGCTTGGCATTGGTGGTGAAGCAGACCGAGGTGATTACCTCATGCCAGTCATCTGAAAGGGTTTTTAGCATTTTAAAGGCTTCTTTGGTATCTTTTGCTTTTTCAAGTGAATTTTCTTGATGCCAGACCACGGTATCTGAGGTGATCAAGATGTCATTGTCATCAAGCTCACCTAAAAAGGCCTTTGCCTTTAGTTGGGCCAAGTAATCTGAAATCTCACTGGCCTTTAATTCTTCTGGGTAGTGTTCGTCAATGGGCTTGGGACGAACTTCAAAATCCAAACCAAACTCCTCAAAAAACTTTTTGCGACGCGGCGAGCCCGATGCTAGTATAATCGTGTGGTTTTGAAGCCTTTTGGCAAGTGGATTCTCAATCATTGGCAGCACTGAAATTAGCATTCCAATTGCCGTGAACCTTCATGACCTGTTCGATGATGTCACGTACACAGCCCTCTCCTCCGTTCTTGTGCGAAACGTAGTCGCTTATAGCCTTGACCTCTGCCGCAGCGTTTTGTGGACAAGTAGCCAAGGCCACCCTTTTCATGGCAGGAATGTCAGGTAGGTCATCGCCCATATAAAGAGCGGTCTTTGGTTCAATATTGTAACTATCCAGATACTCTTCCAATGGCTCTTCCTTATGATGGGCCCCCAAATAAATATCGGTAATACCAAGCCCTTTGAGCCTGTCTCGAACCCCTTTGTTGGTTCCTCCTGTGATGATACAAACATTGTACCCCTTCAGAAGAGCAGCTTTCATGGCAAAGCCATCTTTAACGTTCATTGTTCTCAGCAGCTCGCCATCATTGGTGATCAAGACCGAACCATCGGTCAAAACACCATCCACATCAAAGATAAATGTGGTGATATCTTTCAAATACTCCTTATAGTTTTTCTTCATGTGCCTGTCGAATTGATTCGCTCAAAAGTTGGTATATTTTTTTGTGCAACGGATGCTTCAATTCATCGAGATGGCGTTGCATGGTTTCTATATCGTTCCGCCTTGCGGGTCCGGTCTGTGCTGTTTGTGGATCCAAAAATCGGATTTTATTCGCAGTTTCACCAATCAAGGGCTTCAATAAATCAAACGATACATCATGGTCGCGACAAATTGTTGCTGCAATGGTGAACAGGTGATTGGGAAAATTATTGACGAATACAGCCGATAAATGCAATTGCCTTCGCTGTTTTGAAGAAATTTGATAAACGGAATCTGACAAGGTATCTGCTAGCTTCTCGAGTCTGGCAAGTGCAGTTCGGGTATTGGCCTCTACACAGATCGGAATCACGCTGAAATCAACAGGCCTTTCTTTTGAGAAAGTTTGTAGAGGATAAAAAACACCATATGATAGATGATCGTTTAAGGCGTCGATCGAAACGCTCCCGGCAGTATGGGCCACAATACCTTTTTTATTTCTTAACTGTTGTGCAACTTCAAAAATGGCAGTGTCACTGACCGCCAAAAGATAGAAATCGGCCTGCTTGACCTTTTTCAGGTCGGTTTCAATGATGGCTTCATCTTCAAAGGTGGACAGGACATTTTTGTCTCGCCCCACCACTTGAACCACCGAAACCTTATCAGTGGTCTGAAAAGCTTTGAAAAGATGAAAGGCCACATTGCCTGTGCCGATGATGACTACTTTGAGCATGCCCAAAAATACGAACTTGTACCAAACAGGTTTCACACGACGGTCGAGAATTGGATGCCCTGGTGCCTGTATCGAAATGAATAAGGTGGTTGCCCACAAAAACGCGATGGGTTCGCATTGGGGCAGTTTACTGGAAATTAACAATTTTGTTCAACTTTTTCTTTTCAAAGGCTACCCCATAAATTGCCAAAACACCGTACTTTTGCAAGCCAAAGAACAGGTGCATATGCTCGAATTGTTGAAGAAGTCGTTGTTCTCGACCCGATTGATGGCCGTACTTTTTCTTGTCTTTGCACTGGCCATGGCTTTCGGAACCTTTATTGAAAGCTGGTACAGTACTGAAACTGCCCGTATTTATATCTATAATGCCACTTGGTTCGAAGCCATCATGGTGTTCTTTGTCATTAACTTCATCGGTAATATTTTTCGGTATCGATTGCTTCGTTGGGAAAAATGGCCAGTACTCGTCTTGCACTTATCATGGATACTCATCATTATCGGTGCCTTTGTTACCCGCTATATCAGTTTTGAGGGGGTGATGCCCATTCGTGAGGGCAATTCAGAAAAGGTGTTTTATTCAGATAAGACTTTCTTGACTGCCTTTGTCGATGGGGAAATAGATGGGGAGACCAAACGAAAAATCTTGGAAGATGATATATTGGTCACAGCAGAAGGCAAACGAACCAGTTTGCCCTGGAAAGCCGATTTCAACGGTCAACCCTTTACCATTTCGTTCGTCGGTTTCATTGAAGGAGCAAAAGAGGGATTGATTCTCGATGAGAATGGTCAAGAGTACCTAAAAATAGTCGAGGCTGGTGATGGGCAGCGGCACGAACACTATTTGAAAAATGGCCAAGTTGCCAGCATACACAACATATTGTTCGCCTTGAACAAAAAGACCGATGGCGCTATCAATATTTTTACCTCTGACAGCCTGTATACCGTTCAATCGCCCTTTGCTGGCAATTTTATGAGAATGGCCGATCAGCTACAGGGCGAGGTGATTGTTGATAGCCTTCAAACTTTGCAGCTACGGTCGCTTTATAATTTAGGCGGCATGCAGTTTGTGATTCCCGAACCAGTGGTCAAGGGGTCTTATGGGGTGGTCGAGGTGCCAGAAGATGAAGTGAACGACAACACACAAGATGCCCTTGTGGTGGCGATTTCAAGCAATGGGCAAACAGTTGAAAAGAGATTGTTGGGCGGTAAGGGGCCTGCCAATTTTTCTGGGAAGTTTACCGCTGGTGGGCTCGATTTTTCGCTTCGTTATGGTTCAAAAGAACATCAGTTGCCTTTTGGTATCAGGCTCAACGATTTTATTGCCGAGAAATATCCGGGTACCGAAAAAGGGTATGCTTCTTTCATGAGCAAGATCACTGTTGAAGATGAACGACCCTTTGACTATGATATTTACATGAACCATGTGTTGGACCACAAGGGATATCGCTTTTTTCAATCTAGTTTTCACCCCGACGAAAAGGGCACCGTACTTTCGGTAAATCATGACATATGGGGCACATGGATTACCTATATCGGCTATTTTCTGCTCTATCTAGGCCTTATGGGCATTATGTTCTTTGGCAAAACGCGATTTAAATACCTGACCGATAAATTAGATGAACTGAAAGCCAAGCGCGTGGCCCTGACCATGGCACTCTTCTTTATATCCTTTGGTGCGATAGCACAAGAAGGGCATTCGCACAACACCATGCCGACCCAGCAACAGGTCGATTCAATCATAAAGGCCACTATCGTCTCAGAAGATCATGCGGCCAAGTTCGGTGAGCTAGTGGTGCAAGATGATGGGGGGCGCATGAAACCGATCAACACCTTTGCCTCTGAGCTGTTGCGAAAGCTGCGTTTTAAAGACACTTACGAAGACTTGAATGCCGACCAGGTACTATTGTCGATGATGATGAACCCCGCGGTCTGGTACAATACCGAATTTATCGCTCTCGATAAAAAGGGCCAAAACGATAGCATTCGTAAAGTCATCGGTATTGCCAAAGGAAAAAAATATGTCAAGGTTACCGATTTCTTTGATTCACAGGGACGCAATAAGATGGCTCCCCATCTTCAAGAGGCCTACGCCACCAATACACCCAACAAATTTCAACAAGATTTTAAAGACCTTGATCTTCGTCTTGGCTTATTGAACCGAGCGTTGAGTGGTGAGATACTAAAGATATTTCCGCTATTGAACGACGAGAACAATAAATGGATCTCTGCCATAGAATATCGTTCCGGACAATACCAGGTTTCCGATTCGCTTTATGCCAATTTCATTAAAAATGCGATTCCATTTTACCTATCGACATTACAAAATGCCATTAAAACGGGTGACTATTCAGAACCTGACAGGTTGCTGGAAGCCTTTCACCAAAACCAAAAAAACCATGGTTCCGAAGTACTGCCTTCAGAAAGAAAGGTAAAGACCGAAATTTTGTACAATAAGCTTGATATCTTCAATCGGTTGTACAAATACTATGCGTTGGTCGGTGTTCTATTGTTCTTTGTATTGATTTTCAGAATTTTCAAAGACCGTGAAATCTGGAAGGCCGGTACTTATTTCTTCAAAGGATTGGTCTATCTGTTCTTCGTATGGCATACCGCTGGCCTGATTCTACGGTGGTACATATCTGGCCATGCCCCTTGGAGCGATGCCTATGAAAGCATTCTTTATGTTTCGTGGGCCACAATGGGCATGGGGCTGTTGTTGGGTAGAAAAAATGACATGACCTTGGCCGCCAGTGCATTTGTGACCGCACTATTACTTTGGATAGCCCATCAGAATTGGGTGGATCCGGCAATCGCCAATTTGGTGCCCGTACTGGATAGTTATTGGCTGATGATACATGTAGCGGTCATTGTGGGCAGCTATGGGCCATTGGCCGTTGGTATGATCTTGGGTGTGGTTTCATTGCTATTGGTCACCATGACCACCCAAAAGAACAAAAAGCGCATGGATCATAACCTTAATGAGTTGGCCATCATCAACGAACTGGCCCTTACGGTAGGGTTGGTAATGCTGACCATCGGTAATTTTTTGGGGGGTCAGTGGGCAAACGAAAGTTGGGGGCGCTACTGGGGTTGGGATCCCAAAGAAACATGGGCGCTCATCTCTATTATGGTATACGCTTTTGTGCTGCACATGCGTTTGGTGCCCGGTCTTAGGGGGCGTTGGACGTTCAGTTTTGCAAGTATCCTTGCTTTTTCAAGCATCATGATGACCTATTTCGGTGTCAATTTCTATCTAGTGGGGCTGCATAGTTACGCCAGCGGCGACCAAGTGATCACCCCTTCATTTGTCTGGTATACCTTATTTGGTGTTTTGCTTTTGGGCGGAATCAGCTTGTGGCGTTATAGGTTGCACTACAGCAAATAAATCATTTTTCTTTTTTCGGGATCAAAAAAATCATGCATCTTTGCGCCATCATGAAGTTATAAGAATTATGTACGCTATGGATGTCTTTGGCCTGAGGCCAAAAAATTAAGTTCTGTCCACCCGTAGGGCGACGACATCCTTTTTTCCCTTTTTCAACATAATTCTTTTTTACAATGACAACTTCCAATAAAATTTCTTTAAAACAATTTCTCAGCTATTTCTGGATTGCTGTAACCGGTAAGGAAACCGAATTTACCACAGGTAGTATCCGTAGGGCCATATTTATGCTCAGCATTCCCATGATTCTTGAGATGATGATGGAATCGATATTCGCCATCGTCGATATTGCCTATGTCTCACAGGTCAGTGTGAATGCCGTGGCGACCATAGGGTTGACCGAATCGGTTATCACCTTGGTTTACGCGGTCGCCATTGGCTTGAGTATGGCCGCAACGGCAGTAGTGGCCCGTAGGGTTGGTGAGAAAGACATTAAAGGCGCCCGTGAGGCTGCTGTTCAAGCTATTGCCCTGGGCATTTTGGTATCAATTCTTGTGGGTATCATCGGATTTCTGTACGCCAAAGAGATTTTGGCCCTTATGGGTGCCGAACCCGATTTGATCGCTGAGGGCTACGGCTATACCAAATGGCTTATCGGGGGCAATGCCACCATTATGCTGTTATTTTTGATCAATGCGATTTTTAGGGGCGCGGGCAATGCTTCCATTGCCATGTGGACCTTGGTTCTCTCGAATGGACTGAACATTGTTCTAGACCCTTTTTTCATTTTTGGGTGGGGTCCTTTTCCTGAATATGGGGTCATGGGAGCAGCAGTCGCAACCAATATTGGCCGGGGTTCGGCGGTGCTTTTTCAATTGGGTATCCTATTCTTTGGATGGGGCAAGATCAAGCTCATGGCACAAGACCTTGTGTTGAACATCAAGGTTATGGTCAACTTGATCAAAGTATCTTTGGGGGGCATCGCACAATTCTTGATCGGTACCTCTAGCTGGGTCTTTTTGATGCGCATCATGTCAGAGTTCGGAAGTGAAGTATTGGCGGGCTATACCATTGCCATTCGAGTGATTATGTTCACCCTTATGCCTTCTTGGGGCATGAGCAACGCCGCAGCGACCTTAGTAGGGCAAAACCTTGGGGCAAAGCAGCCTGATCGTGCCGAAAAATCTGTTTGGAAAACAGGTAAGTACAACGCT is a window from the Muricauda sp. SCSIO 65647 genome containing:
- a CDS encoding DUF2911 domain-containing protein, which codes for MKRLALFAFVGLLSVTLSAQMQTPQPSPSSKLKQTVGLTDVVVKYSRPSMKGRTIFGNLVPYDKLWRTGANKNTTVSFSDDVTIGGKELKAGNYAIFTKPGETVWEVIFYSDAENWGTPRKWDDAKVAVTTKVEVMQMPMPIETFTITIDDLHNNGATLGMLWENQYVGVKFEVPTDKKATKSIEAAMSGPSANDYYAAAAYYMDEGKDLAKAKEWIDKAVSMNDKAFWMMRKQSLIYAKMGDKQGAIAAAKKSLAVAEEAGNADYVKLNKDSLKEWGAL
- a CDS encoding sodium:solute symporter, with product MVILDWVVLSGTLLFIAGYGVWKTRGSKSVDDYVRGGNKARWWTIGLSVMATQASAITFLSTPGQAFHDGMGFVQFYFGLPLAMIVICAIFVPIYHKLKVFTAYELLEKRFDLKTRTLTAILFLIQRGLAAGITIFAPSIILSAVLGWDLRTLNIIIGIIVIIYTVSGGTKAVSVTHKQQMFIIMVGMFFAFFFILGSLPIDITFGEVLKIAGANEKLNILNFDFDTQNRYTFWSGITGGFFLALAYFGTDQSQVQRYLSGKSVRESQLGLIFNGILKIPMQFFILLVGVMVFVFYQYNSSPLNFNPAASEAVLSSTYAEDYRQLEQGHKELETEKRMAQNEFSKAWGVKDYNAIEEARIKMVDLNKKESSNRDAARTLIAQADSTVETNDKDYVFIHFILNNLPIGLVGLLLAVILSAAMSSTASELNALGTITAIDLYKRNKKTQLNQSQYVRATKAFTLLWGVIAIVIACVANLFDNLIQLVNIIGSIFYGNVLGIFLLAFFFKFVKGNAVFIAAIITQIIVIIGWSQDWMSYLWLNAFGCALVILIAIILETFDRWLRNPAFEA
- a CDS encoding PIG-L family deacetylase, translated to MQKFWAVCFIIASFSLSSNAQKPEKLISSEIFHELQKLNFLGTALYVAAHPDDENTRLISYLSNHVNARTAYLSITRGDGGQNLIGPELRELLGVLRTQELLAARKVDGGEQRFTRANDFGYSKRPDETFRIWDKEVVLGDMVRAIRELKPDVIINRFDHRTPGRTHGHHTASAMLGLEAFELAGDPNAYDEQLEHLDTWRPERIFFNTSWWFYGSQENFEKADKSKMLKLDVGVYYPELGVSNNEIASLASSQHLCQGFGRMSTRGSQDEYVELIKGSLPKDKTDLFDGIDTSWSRIEGGAVVGAILNEIERTFNFQNPSVHVPKLLEAFELLQNVKDDHWRKLKTGHLKDIILACLGLYLEASATSATTFQGDSVEVNIEVLNRSAMNVKLESITISDTYAQLSPDMVLEENMKKDLKLNFQVPEKKNYTSPYWLRENGSMGMYKVSDTDLIGQPETPPAFKATFVLNFDDKAIEFEKPVVHRYSKPDKGELYEPFVVLPKVTASFAEDVLIFPKADPKTVSVIVRAEKENVSGTVSIEHPVGWSISPSRATFALSQKGETKTIDFLITPPSQDSEGTISPKIMAEGTVFDKELNEIAYYHIPKQYVLLPAKAKVVRLNIIKTGEHIGYIVGAGDKVPESLKQIGYQVHTLNVDDIDEGVLYKYDGIVVGIRAYNVIEKLKFKQPHILDYVKNGGNLIVQYNTANRWRTQFENIAPYPLKISRDRVTNENAPVEILAKSHALVNFPNQITERDFDGWVQERGLYFPNEWGDEFTPILSMADEGEDAKKGSLLVAPYGKGYYIYTGLSFFRELPAGVPGAFKLFANMLSIGKENVQSTDEIKG
- a CDS encoding mechanosensitive ion channel domain-containing protein, giving the protein MREFFFNHQSELLATLICLLAFAILRFLSVKTIKRVGRISEINRVRTRLVVKYVTFGLFMVLLIVLVLVWGINVQEIGLMLSSIFAVIGVALFATWSILSNITSGIILFFYFPFKIGDRIRIQDKEFPEEAIILDIKAFHMNLIKDNGELLTYPNNLLLQKGVVLIQKQVATEDDLEQLF
- a CDS encoding septum formation inhibitor Maf, which translates into the protein MKKWIRIELFIILLATVTVWFKSCKENTVKDTQDLAVNTEAIETSQKKVAKRPVSKIFKDYWYAGEAEITSYQLEQARYGEMREGTAVLIFVTEPFLPEIQVKADRSNQDNVPVLKLNATKKYLTGIYPYSIMSSTFYPVHDNQHALKTSFSAQEWCGQVYAQINNRDQFEVTSHSYFESEADQSFSLQKEILENELWNKIRINPDDLPVGDLDVVPSLEYIRLGHKEVKGYGATANLDKDGETSTYTLHYPELDRTLSITFANDFPHTIENWSEEFKSGFGKNATLLTTKATKIKLLKTPYWRQNSNKYTVLRDTLGL
- a CDS encoding Maf family nucleotide pyrophosphatase, which gives rise to MIENPLAKRLQNHTIILASGSPRRKKFFEEFGLDFEVRPKPIDEHYPEELKASEISDYLAQLKAKAFLGELDDNDILITSDTVVWHQENSLEKAKDTKEAFKMLKTLSDDWHEVITSVCFTTNAKQKTVNHTTHVKFKALTEDEIAFYIEKCEPYDKAGAYGIQEWIGLIGIEEIKGAYTNVVGLPTHLVYETLMHMVC
- a CDS encoding KdsC family phosphatase, with the protein product MKKNYKEYLKDITTFIFDVDGVLTDGSVLITNDGELLRTMNVKDGFAMKAALLKGYNVCIITGGTNKGVRDRLKGLGITDIYLGAHHKEEPLEEYLDSYNIEPKTALYMGDDLPDIPAMKRVALATCPQNAAAEVKAISDYVSHKNGGEGCVRDIIEQVMKVHGNWNANFSAAND